One Microbacterium sp. zg-B96 genomic region harbors:
- a CDS encoding LysM peptidoglycan-binding domain-containing protein, whose product MTTIEIAGTAPSTTRLRITPRGRRVLAGIAALPAVAALGFGILSGGGALATMDAPAPAGTFETVTVTAGESLWGIAEEVAPQADPRDVIDAIVRLNALESSNLAAGQRLSIPLEYVAGH is encoded by the coding sequence ATGACCACCATCGAGATCGCAGGCACCGCACCGTCCACGACGCGACTGCGGATCACCCCGCGCGGTCGCCGCGTGCTCGCCGGCATCGCCGCACTCCCGGCGGTCGCTGCCCTCGGCTTCGGTATCCTCAGCGGCGGCGGTGCCCTCGCAACGATGGATGCTCCGGCTCCCGCCGGCACGTTCGAGACCGTCACGGTGACCGCCGGCGAATCGCTGTGGGGGATCGCCGAAGAGGTCGCGCCCCAGGCGGACCCGCGCGATGTGATCGACGCGATCGTGCGTCTGAATGCGCTGGAGTCGTCGAACCTCGCCGCAGGCCAGCGCCTGTCGATCCCCCTGGAGTACGTCGCCGGCCACTGA